A genome region from Arachis duranensis cultivar V14167 chromosome 6, aradu.V14167.gnm2.J7QH, whole genome shotgun sequence includes the following:
- the LOC107492090 gene encoding GRIP domain-containing protein RUD3 (The sequence of the model RefSeq protein was modified relative to this genomic sequence to represent the inferred CDS: added 50 bases not found in genome assembly), producing MAKKKLSHQSKHEQQVPQQPLSMDDSTEKLQSLKDLNSMLLKETAHRRQQVQSLLESKEALQSALNRSSMQQNALHSHLAMASDDAVLFEIQNLVAFVLMEQQIRESGHRFAALVAERNEIDKLNACREAEMDQIKADFDGVVADANALKEKLFESENNESKLREEVKKLKLEQEKMVVEGNKKEKEFGKVVKERDLALRKNAESESVISELRGEMDAVLKLKNAKESRISEMEVEMKQLKESLCGFHEEEAVMRAKILELEGSLGLAEEKEEAMEMEIGALAKQKEEIEVNVEMLKEGRDSLQKALDKVERELEDRGHEIDMLVREKNEIEMLKVERESEIVEIQREVDGLKDVVLRLKASCSDFEERNKHLLSEVNHYKDSIEEVMLERDEEKNKVKSLALQVEEMASELSQMLSEKEKLVEKNKTIESRVGVLMNEMDTLQQSIVEARRVSEDLRAKVEFSNNKSNQALALLKSTAALVCQYNESVAEVLSIEQKADVEVQPYVEQLNAIKKAFRSKNKMVADLKQQLELMHCSVVSANKMKSLWTVVSSATTILAAALAAYVAKGH from the exons ATGGCCAAAAAGAAACTGTCCCACCAATCCAAACACGAACAACAAGTTCCTCAACAACCACTCTCTATGGATGATTCCACCGAGAAGCTTCAGAGCCTTAAGGACCTCAACTCCATGCTTCTTAAAGAGACTGCACATCGCAGACAACAGGTTCAGTCTCTTCTTGAATCCAAGGAAGCTCTTCAATCTGCGCTTAACCGTTCCTCAATGCAGCAGAACGCCTTGCATTCTCACCTCGCCATGGCCTCTGATGACGCCGTCCTTTTCGAGATCCAAAACCTCGTTGCTTTTGTTCTCATGGAGCAGCAGATTCGGGAATCCGGTCACCGCTTCGCTGCGTTGGTCGCCGAGAGGAACGAGATTGACAAGCTCAATGCCTGCCGTGAGGCTGAGATGGATCAGATCAAGGCTGATTTCGACGGTGTTGTCGCCGATGCGAATGCTTTGAAGGAGAAGCTTTTTGAGAGCGAGAACAATGAGAGTAAGCTTAGGGAGGAGGTGAAGAAGCTGAAGCTGGAACAGGAGAAGATGGTTGTTGAAgggaacaagaaagaaaaagagtttgGGAAGGTGGTGAAGGAGAGGGACTTGGCTCTG GGATGCTGTTTTGAAGCTGAAGAATGCGAAGGAGTCGAGAATCAGTGAAATGGAAGTGGAGATGAAGCAACTCAAGGAATCATTATGCGGTTTTCacgaggaagaggcagtgatgaGAGCTAAGATTCTTGAATTGGAAGGGAGTCTGGGATTGGCTGAGGAGAAGGAAGAGGCAATGGAAATGGAGATTGGAGCATTGGCAAAGCAGAAGGAGGAGATAGAGGTGAATGTTGAGATGTTGAAAGAGGGAAGAGATAGCCTTCAAAAGGCTCTAGATAAGGTTGAGAGAGAATTGGAGGATAGGGGGCATGAGATTGATATGCTTGTTAGGGAGAAGAATGAGATTGAGATGTTGAAAGTTGAGCGCGAGAGTGAAATTGTCGAGATACAAAGAGAAGTGGACGGATTGAAAGATGTTGTGCTTAGGTTGAAAGCATCATGCAGCGATTTTGAAGAGAGAAACAAGCACTTGCTATCTGAGGTGAATCATTACAAGGATTCCATTGAAGAGGTAATGCTTGAGAGGGATGAGGAGAAAAACAAAGTGAAGAGCTTGGCATTGCAAGTTGAGGAAATGGCGAGCGAGTTAAGCCAGATGCTAAGTGAGAAAGAGAAGCTAGTTGAGAAGAACAAGACAATTGAAAGCCGCGTGGGTGTATTGATGAACGAAATGGATACATTGCAGCAGAGCATTGTGGAGGCAAGGCGAGTCTCTGAAGATTTGAGAGCCAAGGTTGAGTTTTCcaacaacaaatcaaaccaGGCACTTGCATTGTTGAAGAGTACTGCTGCACTTGTGTGTCAGTACAATGAGAGTGTAGCGGAAGTGCTATCTATTGAGCAGAAGGCTGACGTAGAAGTGCAACCTTATGTTGAACAACTGAATGCAATCAAGAAGGCATTTAGGAGCAAGAACAAGATGGTGGCTGATTTGAAGCAGCAACTTGAGTTGATGCATTGCTCTGTGGTTTCAGCAAATAAAATGAAAAGCTTGTGGACAGTTGTATCCTCTGCAACTACAATTTTGGCTGCAGCATTAGCTGCCTATGTTGCCAAAGGGCACTGA
- the LOC107491857 gene encoding histidine-containing phosphotransfer protein 1: MDVVTQMQRQLIQYTSSLFQEGFLDDQFNQLQQLQDESNPEFVVEVVTLFFEDAERLLNELSKSLQVEQESIDFRKVDAQVHQLKGSSSSIGAQRVQRVCIAFRNFCEQQNVEGCLKSLQEIKQEYSLVKTKLETLFKMEKQLFAARGSISR, translated from the exons ATGGATGTTGTGACTCAGATGCAGAGACAGCTGATCCAATACACTTCCTCCTTATTTCAAGAG GGATTCTTAGATGATCAGTTTAACCAGCTTCAGCAACTTCAAGATGAGAGCAACcctgaatttgttgttgaagtTGTCACTCTCTTCTTTGAGGATGCTGAGAGGCTTCTTAATGAACTCTCTAAATCACTGCAAGT AGAGCAAGAAAGCATTGATTTTAGAAAGGTGGATGCTCAGGTTCACCAACTCAAGGGTAGCAGTTCCAG CATTGGAGCACAGAGAGTTCAGAGAGTCTGCATTGCTTTTAGAAACTTTTGTGAGCAGCAGAATGTTGAAGG GTGCCTTAAAAGCTTGCAAGAGATAAAACAGGAGTATTCACTGGTCAAAACAAAACTTGAAACTCTCTTCAAG ATGGAGAAGCAGCTATTTGCAGCAAGGGGTTCAATATCTAggtag
- the LOC107492091 gene encoding gibberellin receptor GID1C, which translates to MAESNQLNLNESKMVVPLNMWVLISNFKLAYNLLRRPDGTFNRDLAEFLDRKVPANASPVDGVFSFDVVVERETSLLSRIYRPDEGENHARTLVDIEKPVTSEVIPVIIFFHGGSFAHSSADSAIYDTLCRRLVGICNAVVVSVNYRRAPENRYPCAYDDGWTALQWVSSRSWLQSRKDKKVHIYLAGDSSGGNIVHHVARKAVESGVEVMGNILLNPLFGGEERTESEKRLDGKYFVRIQDRDWYWRAFLPEGENKDHEACNPFGPKGRSLEGIPFPKSLIVVAGLDLVQDWQLAYAKGLEKAGQNVKLLYLEQATIGFYLLPNNEHFSTVMDEIKSFVSSDRS; encoded by the exons ATGGCTGAAAGTAACCAACTTAACCTCAACGAATCCAAG ATGGTGGTTCCGCTAAATATGTGGGTTCTTATCTCCAATTTTAAGCTGGCTTACAATCTTCTTCGTCGCCCTGATGGAACTTTCAACCGGGATTTAGCTGAGTTCCTTGATCGGAAAGTACCTGCCAATGCCAGCCCTGTCGATGGCGTGTTCTCgtttgatgttgttgttgagCGTGAAACTAGTCTTCTTAGTCGAATTTATCGGCCTGATGAGGGAGAAAACCATGCAAGGACTCTTGTGGACATTGAGAAGCCTGTAACCTCTGAGGTTATTCCTGTaatcatattttttcatggtggaaGCTTTGCACATTCTTCGGCTGATAGTGCTATATACGATACCCTTTGCCGCCGGTTGGTAGGAATTTGTAATGCTGTTGTGGTATCAGTAAATTATAGACGAGCACCCGAAAACAGGTATCCTTGTGCGTACGATGATGGTTGGACGGCTCTACAATGGGTCAGTTCTAGATCATGGCTCCAAAGTAGGAAGGACAAGAAAGTTCATATATACTTGGCCGGTGACAGCTCTGGTGGGAACATTGTACATCATGTTGCACGGAAAGCAGTAGAATCTGGAGTTGAAGTAATGGGGAACATACTTCTCAACCCATTGTTTGGTGGGGAGGAAAGAACTGAGTCTGAAAAGCGGTTGGATGGGAAATATTTTGTTAGAATTCAAGATAGAGACTGGTATTGGAGAGCTTTTCTTCCAGAAGGGGAAAATAAAGACCATGAGGCATGTAACCCATTTGGCCCCAAAGGAAGAAGCCTCGAAGGGATTCCCTTCCCGAAGAGCCTTATAGTGGTAGCTGGTTTAGACCTTGTTCAGGATTGGCAATTGGCTTATGCAAAAGGGCTTGAGAAGGCTGGCCAAAATGTGAAATTACTATACCTAGAGCAGGCAACAATTGGCTTTTACTTGTTACCAAACAATGAGCACTTCTCTACAGTCATGGATGAGATAAAAAGTTTTGTGAGCTCTGACCGTTCATAG